Proteins from a genomic interval of Gadus morhua chromosome 21, gadMor3.0, whole genome shotgun sequence:
- the LOC115534868 gene encoding uncharacterized protein LOC115534868, producing MQSKHTQTNHNHSESVFATWSSKHNLHKHIQTKHYTSERSSQQQPSSKDLNINTNHTHTERSSQQQPNIKAPINTNTTYNKRWNYSSRGSAGYSSPVDRGPGSPHSLAQKERKQEAKGHHNHSVGDPTTGLNSIRDTLPVIGGLHDQHLSVDGDQGGGPTYASIVLPEGQRSVATAQVEDDSSDAVTYSSVRASPRGGEKAGDVDVHYATVNKQAK from the exons ATGCAGAG caagcacacacagaccaaccacAACCACAGTGAAAG TGTTTTTGCCACATGGAGTAGCAAACACAACTTGCACAAGCACATCCAAACCAAGCACTACACCAGTGAAAG gagcagccagcagcagcccagCAGCAAGGACCTCAACATcaacaccaaccacacacacactgaacg gagcagccagcagcagcccaACATCAAGGCCCCcatcaacaccaacaccacataCAACAAACG GTGGAACTATAGCAGCAGGGGTAGCGCTGGGTACAGCAGTCCTGTTGATCGTGGGCCTGGTTCTCCTCATTCGCTGGCACAgaaggagag GAAACAAGAGGCCAAAGGACACCACAACCATT CTGTTGGGGACCCCACCACTG GTCTGAACTCTATCAGGGACACCCTACCAGTCATAGGAGGCCTTCATGACCAG CATCTCAGTGTGGACGGAGATCAGGGCGGAGGTCCAACATACGCCTCTATTGTCCTGCCTGAGGGACAGAGGAGCGTGGCTACAGCACAG GTTGAGGACGATTCCAGCGATGCAGTGACCTACTCCTCAGTGAGGGCCTCTCCCAGAGGTGGAGAGAAGGCTGGTGATGTGGACGTACACTACGCCACCGTCAACAAACAggcaaaataa